The following coding sequences lie in one Syngnathus scovelli strain Florida chromosome 1, RoL_Ssco_1.2, whole genome shotgun sequence genomic window:
- the LOC125987508 gene encoding uncharacterized protein: protein MSDQLCKLFVGGLNVDTDDDGLRKHFEQYGSLTDCVVVVNKQLQRSRCFGFVTYSTPEEADAAMSARPHTVDGNTVEVKRAMSREDANKPEALAKVKKIFVGGLKDDIEEDHLSEYFSQYGQIEKSEVISEKDTGKKRGFGFVYFTDNDAADKAVVIKFHTINGHKVEVKKALTKQEMQAANRGGMSPRGRGGRGMRANQNGYGSRDYGGNYSYGNGGGGYNSGGGYGGYGGHYGGGYGDQGGYGGGNGYSDFGSGYGQQSSGYGPMKGPFGGQRNPAPYSRGGGGGGYPRGGYSGYRRRGTVCRTFPSANLVMSSKLTKLFVGGLNVETTDDGLRGYFEQFGTLSDCVVVMNQMLGRSRCFGFITYTTAEEADAAMASRPHVVDGRNVELKWAVAREEASNTDASSNVKKIFVGGVKDHLESENLSDYFSQYGAVEKAEIITDKLSGRKRGFGFVFFEDSESASKAALTKFHTISGTKVEVKKAMSKQEMSGGGRGGGGRGRGRAMSSYGGGRGGGYGSSSYGGSYGGGGGGYGGGSYGGGYSSGGYGGGYEDYDSGMSGGYSNGDFGEGYGQQHSGYGAMKGGSGYGAMKGGTYTSFRSGAPYSRGGYGRGGGGGGGYGGGY, encoded by the exons ATGTCCGACCAGCTATGTAAACTGTTTGTCGGCGGCCTCAACGTAGACACCGACGACGACGGGCTTCGCAAACACTTTGAGCAGTACGGCTCGCTCACCGACTGCGTGGTGGTGGTTAACAAGCAGCTCCAACGCTCCCGCTGCTTCGGCTTCGTCACCTACTCGACGCCGGAGGAGGCCGACGCCGCTATGAGCGCTAGGCCGCACACCGTCGACGGCAACACAGTTGAGGTGAAGCGGGCCATGTCGCGAGAGGACGCCAACAAACCTGAAGCTCTCGCCAAGGTGAAAAAAATCTTCGTGGGCGGACTGAAAGACGACATCGAAGAGGATCACCTCAGCGAGTATTTCTCCCAGTATGGCCAAATCGAGAAGTCGGAGGTAATCTCCGAGAAGGACACTGGGAAGAAGAGGGGCTTCGGCTTCGTGTACTTCACCGACAACGACGCCGCCGACAAGGCCGTCGTGATTAAGTTCCACACCATCAACGGACACAAAGTGGAGGTAAAGAAGGCTCTTACCAAGCAGGAGATGCAGGCGGCCAACAGGGGCGGCATGTCCCCGAGAGGAAGAGGCGGCCGAGGCATGAGGGCTAATCAAAATGGCTACGGCAGTAGAGACTATGGCGGAAACTACAGCTACGGAAATGGCGGTGGAGGCTACAACAGCGGCGGAGGCTACGGGGGCTACGGCGGACATTACGGGGGTGGCTACGGCGACCAGGGCGGCTACGGTGGTGGCAACGGCTACAGCGACTTCGGCAGCGGCTACGGCCAACAATCCTCTGGCTACGGTCCTATGAAGGGACCATTCGGCGGCCAGCGGAACCCAGCCCCCTACtcacgcggcggcggtggcggcggctacCCCAGGGGGGGCTACAGCGGCTAC AGAAGGAGAGGGACGGTGTGTCGCACCTTCCCTAGCGCGAATCTAGTCATGTCGTCCAAACTTACAAAGCTTTTTGTCGGAGGTCTGAACGTGGAGACGACGGACGATGGCCTCCGTGGCTATTTCGAGCAATTCGGCACCCTCAGCGACTGCGTGGTGGTCATGAACCAGATGCTAGGTCGCTCGCGCTGCTTTGGCTTCATAACCTACACAACGGCGGAGGAGGCCGACGCAGCAATGGCGTCCAGGCCACATGTCGTTGACGGCCGCAACGTGGAGCTCAAGTGGGCCGTGGCCCGGGAGGAGGCCAGCAACACAGACGCGTCGTCCAACGTCAAAAAGATATTTGTTGGTGGTGTCAAGGATCATCTGGAGTCCGAGAACCTCAGCGACTACTTCTCTCAGTACGGCGCGGTGGAGAAGGCCGAAATCATCACCGACAAGCTGAGCGGTAGAAAGCGGGGCTTCGGCTTTGTCTTCTTCGAGGACAGCGAGTCTGCCTCCAAGGCTGCGCTCACCAAGTTCCACACTATCAGCGGCACGAAGGTGGAGGTGAAGAAGGCCATGAGCAAGCAGGAGATGTCCGGCGGAGGTCGAGGTGGCGGTGGCCGCGGTCGCGGCAGAGCAATGTCGAGTTAcggcggaggaagaggaggcggtTACGGCTCGAGTAGCTACGGCGGGAGCTAcggaggtggcggcggcggttaCGGTGGAGGAAGCTACGGCGGCGGCTATAGTTCTGGAGGCTACGGTGGGGGCTACGAAGACTACGACAGCGGCATGAGTGGCGGGTATAGCAACGGGGACTTCGGGGAGGGCTACGGACAGCAGCACTCCGGCTACGGCGCCATGAAAGGGGGAAGCGGCTACGGCGCCATGAAAGGGGGAACCTACACCTCGTTTCGGAGCGGTGCCCCGTACAGCAGAGGCGGCTATGgccggggaggaggaggaggaggcggctacGGAGGCGGCTATTAA
- the maea gene encoding E3 ubiquitin-protein transferase MAEA isoform X2 codes for MAVQETASQLSMALKVQEYPTLKVPYETLNKRFRAAQKNIDRETSHVTMVVAELEKTLSSFPVVDSVVSLLDGVVEKLSALKRKAAESIQAEDESAKLCKRRIEHLKEHSSDQPASVNLWKKKRMDRMMVEHLLRCGYYNTAVKLARQSGIEDLVNIEMFLTAKEVEESLERQETATCLAWCHDNKSRLRKMKSCLEFSLRIQEFIELIRQNKRMDAVRHARKHFSQAEGGQLDEVRQVMGMLAFPSDTHISPYKDLLDPARWKMLIQQFRYDNYRLHQLGNNSVFTITLQAGLSAIKTPQCYKEDGTSKNPDCPVCSKSLNKLAQPLPMAHCANSRLVCKISGEVMNENNPPMMLPNGYVYGYNSLLSIRQDDKVVCPRTKEVFSFSQAEKVYIM; via the exons ATGGCGGTGCAAGAGACAGCATCTCAACTCTCCATGGCTCTTAAAGTACAAGAATATCCCACGCTCAAG GTGCCCTACGAGACACTGAACAAGCGATTCCGTGCGGCCCAGAAAAATATAGACAGGGAGACAAGTCACGTGACCATGGTGGTGGCTGAGCTGGAGAAGACGCTCAGCAGCTTCCCGGTGGTGGACTCTGTGGTGTCCCTGCTGGACGGCGTCGTGGAGAAACTCAGCGCACTGAAACGAAAG GCAGCTGAGTCCATCCAGGCAGAAGATGAGAGCGCCAAACTGTGCAAGCGACGCATCGAGCATCTGAAGGAACACAGCAGCGACCAGCCGGCCTCGGTGAATCTGTGGAAGAAGAAACGCATGGACCGCATGATGGTGGAGCACCTGTTGCGCTGCGGATACTACAATACAGCCGTCAAGCTGGCGAGACAGAGCGGCATCGAG GATTTGGTCAACATCGAGATGTTCCTCACAGCAAAGGAGGTGGAGGAGTCCCTGGAAAGGCAGGAGACGGCGACCTGCCTAGCTTGGTGCCATGACAACAAGTCTCGCCTTCGCAAGATGAAG AGTTGTCTGGAGTTCAGTCTGAGAATCCAGGAGTTCATTGAGCTCATCCGACAGAACAAACGAATGGATGCCGTTAG ACATGCAAGGAAACACTTCAGCCAAGCCGAGGGGGGGCAGTTGGATGAAGTACGGCAGGTGATGGGTATGCTGGCCTTCCcctcagacacacacatctCCCCGTACAAG GATCTGTTAGATCCGGCCCGCTGGAAGATGCTGATTCAGCAGTTCCGGTACGACAACTATCGACTGCATCAGCTGGGCAACAACTCCGTCTTCACCATTACCCTACAGGCCGGGCTGTCGGCCATCAAGACGCC TCAGTGTTACAAGGAGGATGGCACCTCCAAGAATCCTGACTGCCCCGTGTGCAGCAAGTCCTTAAACAAGTTGGCTCAGCCTCTGCCCATGGCCCACTGCGCCAACTCCAGGCTCGTGTGCAAGATCTCCGGTGAGGTCATGAATGAGAACAACCCCCCCATGATGCTTCCCAACGGATACGTGTATGGATACAAT TCCTTGCTCTCCATCCGCCAAGACGACAAAGTAGTTTGCCCCAGAACCAAAGAAGTCTTCAGCTTCTCTCAGGCTGAGAAGGTCTACATCATGTGA
- the maea gene encoding E3 ubiquitin-protein transferase MAEA isoform X1, with translation MKAAALLSLRHQTRITSLIIIIFALPFSPLAHNSASLVVPYETLNKRFRAAQKNIDRETSHVTMVVAELEKTLSSFPVVDSVVSLLDGVVEKLSALKRKAAESIQAEDESAKLCKRRIEHLKEHSSDQPASVNLWKKKRMDRMMVEHLLRCGYYNTAVKLARQSGIEDLVNIEMFLTAKEVEESLERQETATCLAWCHDNKSRLRKMKSCLEFSLRIQEFIELIRQNKRMDAVRHARKHFSQAEGGQLDEVRQVMGMLAFPSDTHISPYKDLLDPARWKMLIQQFRYDNYRLHQLGNNSVFTITLQAGLSAIKTPQCYKEDGTSKNPDCPVCSKSLNKLAQPLPMAHCANSRLVCKISGEVMNENNPPMMLPNGYVYGYNSLLSIRQDDKVVCPRTKEVFSFSQAEKVYIM, from the exons ATGAAAGCAGCCGCTCTTCTCTCGCTGCGACACCAAACCCGGATTACctccctcatcatcatcatcttcgccCTCCCATTCTCGCCCCTCGCACACAACTCTGCATCTCTCGTT GTGCCCTACGAGACACTGAACAAGCGATTCCGTGCGGCCCAGAAAAATATAGACAGGGAGACAAGTCACGTGACCATGGTGGTGGCTGAGCTGGAGAAGACGCTCAGCAGCTTCCCGGTGGTGGACTCTGTGGTGTCCCTGCTGGACGGCGTCGTGGAGAAACTCAGCGCACTGAAACGAAAG GCAGCTGAGTCCATCCAGGCAGAAGATGAGAGCGCCAAACTGTGCAAGCGACGCATCGAGCATCTGAAGGAACACAGCAGCGACCAGCCGGCCTCGGTGAATCTGTGGAAGAAGAAACGCATGGACCGCATGATGGTGGAGCACCTGTTGCGCTGCGGATACTACAATACAGCCGTCAAGCTGGCGAGACAGAGCGGCATCGAG GATTTGGTCAACATCGAGATGTTCCTCACAGCAAAGGAGGTGGAGGAGTCCCTGGAAAGGCAGGAGACGGCGACCTGCCTAGCTTGGTGCCATGACAACAAGTCTCGCCTTCGCAAGATGAAG AGTTGTCTGGAGTTCAGTCTGAGAATCCAGGAGTTCATTGAGCTCATCCGACAGAACAAACGAATGGATGCCGTTAG ACATGCAAGGAAACACTTCAGCCAAGCCGAGGGGGGGCAGTTGGATGAAGTACGGCAGGTGATGGGTATGCTGGCCTTCCcctcagacacacacatctCCCCGTACAAG GATCTGTTAGATCCGGCCCGCTGGAAGATGCTGATTCAGCAGTTCCGGTACGACAACTATCGACTGCATCAGCTGGGCAACAACTCCGTCTTCACCATTACCCTACAGGCCGGGCTGTCGGCCATCAAGACGCC TCAGTGTTACAAGGAGGATGGCACCTCCAAGAATCCTGACTGCCCCGTGTGCAGCAAGTCCTTAAACAAGTTGGCTCAGCCTCTGCCCATGGCCCACTGCGCCAACTCCAGGCTCGTGTGCAAGATCTCCGGTGAGGTCATGAATGAGAACAACCCCCCCATGATGCTTCCCAACGGATACGTGTATGGATACAAT TCCTTGCTCTCCATCCGCCAAGACGACAAAGTAGTTTGCCCCAGAACCAAAGAAGTCTTCAGCTTCTCTCAGGCTGAGAAGGTCTACATCATGTGA